Proteins co-encoded in one Arthrobacter globiformis genomic window:
- the ypfJ gene encoding KPN_02809 family neutral zinc metallopeptidase, with protein MSFNDGVELDPSQVEDRRGGGVGRGTKIGGGIGGGVVLLLAALFGINPQLLGGLLGTGGEQPAQSTGTPLTQCKLGSDADRDLDCRIAGTVNSLNVFWPAYLADYNVKYPRPKAVLFEGATRTGCGTATSEVGPFYCPPDTTAYFDPGFFQDLVTRFGSSGGPLAQEYVVAHEFGHHIQNILGDLDKAQQDPQGADSGAVRVELQADCYAGLWTRYATTQKDPKTGKPFLEPLKQQDLNDALSAASAVGDDRIQKAATGRVNPEGWTHGSSAQRQKWFYQGYKTGDINQCDTFSAPTL; from the coding sequence ATGAGCTTCAATGACGGGGTCGAGCTGGACCCATCCCAGGTGGAAGACCGGCGTGGCGGTGGAGTCGGCCGCGGCACGAAGATCGGCGGAGGCATCGGGGGCGGTGTCGTCCTGCTCCTTGCGGCCCTGTTCGGCATCAATCCGCAGTTGCTTGGCGGACTCCTGGGCACCGGCGGGGAACAGCCCGCCCAGAGCACGGGAACGCCTCTCACCCAGTGCAAGCTGGGTTCCGACGCCGACAGGGACCTCGACTGCCGGATTGCCGGGACGGTCAACAGCCTTAACGTGTTCTGGCCGGCCTATCTCGCTGACTACAACGTGAAGTACCCGCGGCCGAAGGCTGTGCTGTTCGAGGGCGCCACCCGCACCGGCTGCGGCACGGCCACGTCCGAGGTGGGCCCGTTCTACTGCCCGCCAGACACCACCGCCTACTTCGATCCCGGGTTCTTCCAGGACCTCGTGACCCGTTTCGGCTCCTCAGGTGGCCCGCTGGCCCAGGAATACGTGGTGGCACATGAGTTCGGCCACCACATTCAGAACATCCTCGGAGATCTGGACAAGGCGCAGCAGGATCCGCAGGGCGCGGATTCCGGCGCCGTCAGGGTGGAACTTCAGGCCGATTGCTACGCCGGGCTCTGGACTCGGTATGCCACCACGCAGAAGGACCCGAAGACCGGCAAGCCCTTCCTTGAGCCGCTCAAGCAGCAGGACCTGAACGACGCGCTGTCTGCTGCCTCCGCCGTCGGCGACGACCGGATCCAGAAAGCCGCCACGGGCCGCGTCAACCCCGAGGGCTGGACGCACGGGTCCAGCGCGCAGCGGCAGAAGTGGTTCTACCAGGGCTACAAGACCGGCGACATCAACCAGTGTGACACGTTCAGCGCCCCCACCCTCTGA
- a CDS encoding class I adenylate-forming enzyme family protein has product MPFLNNLQRWADERPDDTAVVVAGKRLSWAELRDGALAAAAGSSAPVTVLAQPNSTRFAVDFAAAVAGDRECAVLDPAWPEALQDEIVQRLGSRVDPVPGSAGTELADGDPAASFLIGLTSGTTSVPKAFTRSRSSWQQSFKASMEFFGLSQQDKTLAPGPLAASLNLYALAECLYAGSEFHTLESFDVGDVHAAIAHDGITRLVLVPTMLRLLSERGLLGCVDASGVRTIICAGSKLDARTLEAARRWAPHATIFEYYGASELSFVSGAGLAAGEPFAAGSTAIGRPFPGVEVRILDDAGAEVPDGAAGNISVQSGMVSNGYLWGDDGQALRCFDGWFTVGDQGYLSGGVLHILGRRADMIITAGKNVYPHEVELALSSVPGVASAIAAGMDDDLRGQRVVAGIVPSHGGVTATQLKTGLEDVLAKDKRPLQYFALDELPVTDRGKVSRRLLLEWIAARDSRVRHLV; this is encoded by the coding sequence ATGCCTTTTCTCAACAACCTTCAGCGCTGGGCCGATGAACGCCCCGACGACACCGCCGTCGTCGTGGCCGGAAAACGGCTCAGCTGGGCCGAACTGCGCGATGGTGCGCTGGCCGCGGCGGCCGGCAGCTCGGCTCCCGTCACAGTCCTCGCCCAGCCCAATTCCACCCGGTTCGCCGTTGATTTCGCTGCTGCCGTTGCCGGCGACCGTGAGTGCGCGGTCCTGGACCCCGCATGGCCTGAAGCGCTGCAGGACGAGATTGTCCAGCGCCTCGGCAGCAGGGTTGACCCCGTGCCCGGCAGCGCCGGCACAGAGTTGGCGGACGGGGATCCTGCGGCCTCGTTCCTCATTGGTCTGACCTCCGGCACCACCTCCGTACCCAAGGCCTTCACGCGTTCGCGCAGCTCCTGGCAGCAGTCCTTCAAAGCCTCCATGGAGTTTTTCGGGCTCAGCCAGCAGGACAAAACGCTGGCACCGGGCCCGCTGGCCGCGAGCCTCAACCTCTACGCCCTGGCCGAGTGCCTCTACGCCGGCTCTGAGTTCCACACGCTCGAATCCTTCGACGTCGGGGACGTCCACGCCGCCATCGCCCACGACGGCATCACCCGGCTGGTGCTGGTACCCACCATGCTGCGGCTGCTCAGCGAACGCGGGCTGCTGGGCTGCGTGGACGCGTCAGGCGTCCGGACCATCATCTGTGCGGGCTCGAAGCTGGATGCGCGCACGCTGGAGGCGGCCCGCCGGTGGGCACCGCACGCCACCATCTTCGAGTACTACGGCGCGTCGGAGCTGAGTTTTGTCTCCGGTGCAGGGCTGGCCGCGGGGGAGCCGTTCGCCGCCGGAAGCACCGCTATCGGCCGGCCGTTCCCGGGCGTCGAGGTGCGGATCCTGGACGACGCCGGGGCGGAGGTTCCCGACGGGGCGGCAGGCAACATCAGTGTACAAAGCGGGATGGTCAGCAACGGCTACCTCTGGGGCGACGACGGCCAGGCGTTGCGCTGCTTCGACGGCTGGTTCACCGTGGGGGACCAGGGCTACCTGTCCGGCGGGGTGCTGCACATCCTCGGCCGCCGCGCCGACATGATCATCACCGCAGGCAAGAACGTTTACCCGCACGAGGTGGAGCTGGCGCTGTCCTCCGTGCCGGGGGTGGCGTCGGCGATTGCCGCCGGCATGGACGATGACCTCCGCGGCCAGCGCGTGGTGGCCGGCATCGTTCCGTCCCATGGCGGGGTTACGGCGACGCAGCTCAAGACCGGCCTGGAGGACGTCCTGGCCAAGGACAAGCGGCCGCTGCAGTACTTCGCCCTCGACGAGCTTCCGGTGACGGACCGTGGAAAGGTCAGCCGCCGCCTGCTGCTCGAGTGGATCGCAGCCCGTGACA